In Trifolium pratense cultivar HEN17-A07 linkage group LG7, ARS_RC_1.1, whole genome shotgun sequence, a genomic segment contains:
- the LOC123896051 gene encoding uncharacterized protein LOC123896051, whose protein sequence is MSQSSGSAQIKNKIADTVKTRSKSKKEGTTVVVDATPISSIPATSSKKKKSAKSTKKVSESSPSISIKSDTVKSKKKKPQSPVKRGLSMSKNSSEIANVELHDVASGKNANVESSNKANEESVKSVSEKVNQETLSAKENPCSAETLGKTQNVAENFFVSNNPSVPENMTVPTNVITDVVEKPQEKVVVTDAPTDVEPPSIPTDAEKDVEASKGGSSPHTNTATGSFGSGSNTEASTEEEVNKESTPEHVADSEPENEAGEDSEKTTNEEQNIVDVDEVPSEEDLQPPPTQKGIGRRLRSRTTTPAPAVTTTPVATKKTKDTTLKPVKYGPKKGWSKSIPPPEKKKGVLKRKSAPSSDSDFEAEKDDSSIKPPAKKAMSAKKAMPQAVAPDTEDFPCDNVSFHLPSYAQRWGIICRRRLALERELGKDILECEEIVNLINDAGLIKTVWGLGSCYEKLVYVRGKCVTFSPSVINNVLGNADDPHPDIEVSDNVVCKTITAEKVKTWPKKEKVPAVKLTQKYAILNRIASVNWVPTTHASDIATNLGKLIYMIGTGTKFNAGQYIFNQVVQHAKTSITKQPIAFPTLICDIILSQHPNIRHEGETAKKRATPLVIHQKLYSKQHAPDIVGPSNAAADTPMTKKEMIAMLEANCKELDEKKLQFERMIHALRVEEAAAQATDAGDDDASGEEEADSDAEGEESDSSPSASV, encoded by the exons ATGTCTCAATCTTCCGGTTCCGCtcagatcaaaaacaaaattgctgatactgtgaaaacaagatcaaaatCTAAGAAGGAAGGAACAACTGTTGTGGTCGATGCGACGCCCATATCAAGTATCCCTGCAACTagttctaagaagaagaaatctgcaAAATCCACTAAGAAAGTAAGTGAATCGTCTCCTTCAATTTCTATTAAGTCTGATACTGTTAagtctaagaagaagaaaccccAATCTCCGGTAAAAAGGGGTTTGAGCATGAGTAAGAATTCTTCTGAAATTGCGAATGTGGAATTGCATGATGTTGCGTCCGGCAAAAATGCGAATGTTGAATCGTCTAATAAAGCTAATGAAGAAAGTGTTAAGTCTGTTTCTGAAAAGGTGAATCAAGAAACCCTTTCTGCAAAGGAAAACCCTTGTTCTGCTGAAACCCTAGGAAAAACCCAAAATGTTGCTGAGAATTTTTTTGTGAGCAATAATCCTAGTGTTCCTGAGAATATGACAGTTCCCACGAATGTCATAACTGATGTTGTTGAAAAACCTCAAGAAAAGGTTGTTGTAACCGATGCGCCAACCGATGTTGAGCCACCCTCTATACCAACTGATGCTGAGAAGGATGTTGAAGCATCCAAAGGAGGTTCTAGCCCACATACTAACACTGCCACTGGGTCGTTTGGCAGTGGATCTAATACTGAAGCTTCCACTGAAGAGGAAGTAAACAAAGAAAGTACTCCTGAACATGTGGCTGATTCTGAGCCAGAGAATGAAGCTGGTGAGGATTCTGAGAAAACCACCAATGAAGAACAGAACATAGTGGATGTTGATGAAGTTCCCTCTGAAGAAGATCTGCAACCTCCACCTACTCAGAAAGGAATTGGAAGAAGACTGAGAAGCAGGACCACTACACCTGCACCTGCTGTTACCACTACCCCTGTTGCCACCAAGAAAACAAAGGACACTACTTTGAAGCCTGTCAAGTATGGTCCTAAGAAAGGATGGAGCAAGTCTATACCTCCTCCTGAGAAGAAAAAGGGTGTGCTGAAAAGGAAGAGTGCACCATCAAGTGACTCTGATTTTGAAGCTGAAAAGGATGACTCAAGCATCAAGCCTCCTGCTAAGAAGGCTATGTCTGCTAAGAAGGCCATGCCTCAAGCTGTTGCTCCTGACACTGAAGATTTCCCTTGtgacaatgtttcatttcatcttccatcTTATGCTCAACGATGGGGAATAATATGCAGAAGAAGATTGGCTTTGGAGAGGGAACTAGGCAAGGATATTCTAGAGTGTGAAGAGATTGTGAACTTGATCAATGATGCTGGACTGATCAAAACCGTGTGGGGCTTAGGGTCTTGCTATGAGAAGCTG GTATATGTTCGAGGAAAATGTGTGACATTCTCTCCAAGTGTGATCAACAACGTGCTGGGTAATGCTGATGATCCTCATCCTGACATAGAGGTATCTGATAATGTGGTCTGCAAAACTATCACAGCTGAAAAAGTGAAAACCTGGCCAAAGAAGGAGAAGGTACCTGCAGTCAAGCTGACTCAAAAGTATGCCATTTTGAATCGTATTGCATCTGTCAACTGGGTTCCTACTACACATGCATCTGATATTGCCACAAATCTGGGTAAGctcatttatatgattggtACTGGTACAAAATTTAATGCTGGTCAATATATCTTCAATCAAGTTGTGCAGCATGCTAAGACTTCTATCACCAAGCAACCCATTGCATTTCCAACTTTGATCTGTGACATCATCTTATCCCAACATCCTAATATAAGGCATGAGGGTGAGACTGCTAAGAAAAGGGCAACTCCTCTGGTCATTCATCAGAAGCTGTACAGTAAACAGCATGCTCCAGATATTGTTGGACCATCAAATGCTGCTGCTGATACTCCTATGACAAAGAAGGAGATGATTGCCATGCTGGAAGCAAACTGTAAGGAGCTAGATGAAAAGAAGTTGCAATTTGAAAGAATGATACATGCTCTCAGGGTTGAAGAGGCTGCAGCTCAAGCAACTGATGCAGGTGATGATGATGCTAGtggtgaagaagaagctgactcggatgctgaaggagaagaaagtgaTTCCTCTCCAAGTGCTTCTGTGTAG